GAGAATTTTTCTGCGCTTGCAGCCAAGACCAATGACTTTGTTAACTGGATTGCAATCTCCGCCAATGATCCAGATTATAGAGAAGATGATAGTCCTGAGAACATGAGCAAATTTGCCACAAAATATAATTTCAATTTCCCTTATCTTTTTGACGAGAGCCAAGAAGTAGCCAAGGCTTTTGGAGCTGTTTGTACGCCTGATATTTTTGTATATAAGCATGGCAAACTCGCTTATCATGCACGTTTTGAAGATCTTGAAAGAGCTTTAGAGGATTTGCAAACGAGTGACCATATCAGCTTTGAAGATCGTCCGTCTGCCGGCTGTTCTATCAAA
This Cyanobacteriota bacterium DNA region includes the following protein-coding sequences:
- a CDS encoding thioredoxin family protein; its protein translation is MVLLESKSLEYGKAICDFDLADTVSARNISNKDLDKDIVVVAFICNHCPYVVRIAENFSALAAKTNDFVNWIAISANDPDYREDDSPENMSKFATKYNFNFPYLFDESQEVAKAFGAVCTPDIFVYKHGKLAYHARFEDLERALEDLQTSDHISFEDRPSAGCSIKWK